The sequence AGTCTTTTTCGCCATCTGGTGGCCATAGAGGATTATAACATCAGAAATCTTAAATTTAAACTTCCCGCACcaagctttattgaagtatactTGACACATAAAAAACTGTATCGTAATCCTTTCAAGGACAATTAAAACTATACTTAGAAAATTGTAGTAGTGTAGGGTTCACAAATAGAGCTGCGTCCCTGTGTGTATACAGGGAACGCCAGTGTAACCTTTCCTTGCCTCTTACCTTGGGCCTATGCGCAGGAATGTTACCTATGTGATTAACTATTTATTCATCTAACAAATCTCCACTAGTCGTTACTATATTCCAGCTTCCATAATGGTAATAAAAAAGCTGACTagcaggggttcgagaccagcctggccaacgtggtgaaaccacatctctactaaaaatacaaaaattagccaggcatgttggtgcgtgcctgtaatcccagctacttgggaagctgaggcaggagaatcgcttaaatgagaaaggtggaggttgcagtgagttgagattgcatcactgtactttagcctgggcaacagagcaaaactctgtcaaaaaaaaaagctaagagtggccgggcgcggtggctcaagcctgtaatcccagcactttgggaggccgagacgggcggatcacgaggtcaggagatcgagaccatcctggctaacacagtgaaaccccgtctctactaaaaaatacaaaaaaaaaaaaatagccgggcgaggtggcgggcgcctgtagtcccagctactcgggaggctgaggcaggagaatggcgaaaacccgggaggcggagcttgcagtgagctgagatccggccactgcactccagcctgggcgacagagcaagactccgtctcaaaacaaaaaaaaaaaaaaaaaaaaaagctaagaaacCTAATTCGCAAAATAGGCAATCATACAATATAAGGGAGTCAGACCTAAAGTGTCTGTCAGACCTAAAGTGACAGCTCACAAAtgtcaaatttaaatatatttattccacGCTTGCTATACTtccaaaaatatgcaaaatatcacCCATCGATGGTTACTCTTTTCACTAATATAGGCCTTCCTCTGACGATTTGAATCTTTTGTTGGTTGGATCTTGTGTCCCATGACTTCCAGATGCCTTGGTTTTGCCCCATGTTCCTGCTTCAGGCTGCAAACCACCTTTGGTTTTGATGAAGTTTGTGGCCCTGCCTCTTTAACTTTATTCCTTGAACATTTTTCTTAGACATGATTGTATTTGCTCTAGTTTCTGTGATAGCCTTAGAGAACCCTTACTAACCAAAACGTATACTGGAAAGCCAAAAGGAGATGACATCAAAACCCTGAGGCCTTGAGGTCCCTGTTCCCTGGAGATGAGACAATGCCTTCTTTGCTGTCTGTGTAGAAAAGGCTGTGCAAACCACAATTCTGTGCACCCAGATTTCAGCAAtgaccaccacacctgcctaaagTATCTGCTTTGCTGGTGTCCTGATTTTAAAACGGTACCATAAAGCTTACCAAGTCACCATGCCCTCTGGCACCAAGGAAGCAAACTCATTACCAAGAGAAAAGATCAGTATAGATTTTGGTGGCCAGATTACTTCACAGAACCTCAAACCTTGCCCCCATCCAAGGTACTAGCCTTAATAATAGGCTGAGTAGTGTCTCCTAAATTTCATCTGTTGCAGTCCTAACGTCCTGCCCCTCAGAATAAAaccatatttggagataaggcctttaaaGAGGCAATTAAGGCCAgatatggtagctcacaccttgaatctcaacattttggaaggctaaggcaggaggaccacttgaagttgggagttcaagaccagcctgggcaacaaagcaagataccatctctacaaaaaaaatttttaaagaagtgattaagttaaaataaagtcTTCAGAGTGGGACCTAACTAAATATGAGTCATAAtcccataaaaataaacatggacacaaagagaaaaatcagatgcatgcacacacagagatgaCCCTGTGAACACGCCAAGACAAGGCAGTTGActcaagccaaggagagagacctcagaagaaactAAACCTGCTAACACctcgatcttgaactcctagttttcagaagtgtgagaaaataaatttctgttgtttaactcACTCTGGCTGTGGGATGTTGTTATGGtagccttagcaaactaatataccCTCCTATGTAATAACCCAATCTTGGTTCAACACTTTTTCCCctctagaaaatctggaagactCTATGCAGTCTTCAACTTGGGTAACAGCCCTTCTTCTTGGAAGATgaagttgtctttttattgatcCTGACTCATCTTTGGAAAGGTAAAATGATTTTTCAGCCAGATTTATATTCATTCGGGGATGAACAATTATCTTCTTTGGGGGAGATcagtaaaatatgaaagaaactcCCTCAGCCCCACATACTCATCAGGCCACCTTCCTCATGATTTATCTATGCATATAGATTCTTCTGAGATCACTGAAATGGGCATCCAGCCCCTGGTGTCTTTTATCAATACATCTTTGGTGGTATTCCCAGGAACTTCCACAAtgtgtcaaaataaaaatttcaatgtcTCATTTTAATGTCTACCAGGCCACACTATGACCTCAACTGAGAGCTCATCCTCTCAAATTATGTTCAATTATGCTATTCTGCCTAACTCCCTGAATTAATACTGTACAGTGAACACCAGATGACGATATGACCCAAGGAATGTACACCTCTGACTGTTTTACTGTCTCaggatccaaacacctcccatccaCTTTCATTGACAGGCTTCTAATTTCAGTCTTATTTTCAATCCCTTCTCCTCAATTCCTTAAATGATTTATGAAAAATCCCCTTTGAGCACCTAAAATGTGAACTATAGAGTCCCTCAAATGGCACGGACTATCCCATGTGTCAATGCCAGTTTTACTGCCTGGCACTCCCTCTTTCAAACTCAATAATCTAGTCACATGGATCTCCATATCTTTTCCTGAGtgcaaaatgacattttataacTCCAAGTTTAAATAGACCATTATTCCCTGCCTGGAAGACTTTTCTTTCACATTCTCATTGGGCTGCATGTgataacttttcaaattctactcTGGTAGCATTTTTTGTGTGATGTCCTTTGTAATCCTTTCCAGACCACAGCAAAGGGTGCTCGCTCATCCCCATGACTGACATATAATTCTATAATTCTATCATTATACTATGTTTCCCTGATTAGATTGAGTAGATTGAGAGGATGCTCAGGAAAGGGTTTATACCTTTATTATCTTCTTATCTCTAGCACCTAACAAACACAGTAATTTACAATTGGTGGCTGttagttaaataatttattcaggaTCAGGAATAGAGCAGGAAAAATGTGGTCTTTGTGTGCTTCCTTGATTTTTGAGGGGAAGGAGGTGGTTAGAACAGCAATATGAGAAATGTAGATTTTGCACTGCCTAGGTCTTCCAAACAAAAGGAGCTGTCATTCTAACAGCTCCTGTGCCCACACCTGCCTCACTTGGGAGGTTCTCACATCTTGAACACACATTTGTGGTTTTGCTTTATCTATTTTCTCAACACTGTCGTTTTCATGGCAGTCACTAGATTAATCCCATGCTCATCTGTATCAGATCAGCTTTCAATTTGTCATGTCAAAACCAGACATGGGGCACAGAGCAGCAGCAtagtattgttaaaaaaaaaaaaaaaaaaaaaaaaaaaatctcaattcgTTTAGCTTTGAAGTATATTTTTAGGCCTCTTCCTAGTTCCTCTCTGAACTACCATATCATACCAACCTCCCTGTTTTAGACAAGCTAGGCTTTCTCGGAGTCCTTAATACTGGAAAAAACAAGATGACATATGGATAAATATTTAGGTTCCCATCTCAGGTTTAGATCTAGCCTCTTCCCCATCACTCCAGGTAAGTGGTTTTATCCTTCCTAGTTCTTCTTTGACTGGACAGCCAGCCCATGCTTCCAAATACTTTCTTGCTTCTCCTCTGCTCTTCCAATTCAATGTTGGATCTTCACCGTTTCAAACCTGAATCACCTCctattattttttcacattgatttgaTTCCTTACTCTGTTCACATGGAATTATCTACCCCTTAGTCTAGTTATTTTACATTGTTGTCCTCCAGTGTCTACACTTTAGCTTTAACTGATATTCATAGGTGATTAATAGACATCTAGTCCAAGAAAAAATATGCAGAGAGAGATATGATTATATGTAATAGATATataatttagtattttatatatgtatgcatacactAAATTTGTAGTATCAATGCACTCACTGTAGCTCTGCAAGAAATGCTCATTACATAGCCTGAAAGACGCTTGTACAAGTGAATATCAGAGTTTTGAAATATTGCATTTGAAAGGGTTATGAAAGATTATCTATTTCAATTCTCTCCAATTAAGCACAAGAAAAAGGAGGCTGAATGGTGAAAGCACAAGAAAAGGAGGCTGAATGGTGAGGTCCAGGGTGAAACAGCCAGTTAACAGTCAATGAAAAAACTGAATGGTCTCCTCCTAAGATCaaaacaaggcaagaatgtccGCTATCACCACTTCCGTGTAGCACTGTATTGAATGTCTTAGCCAGaacaataaggcaagagaaataacTAAAAGGGGTTAcagttggaaagaaagaagaaaagtgtcCCGATTCACAGACAACCAGATTGTGTATGTGAACAGTGACAAAAATTTCCAAGGAAtccacacaaaaaataataaagttaataaaaGAATTTATCAAGCTATGAGGATATGTCACCATAGACACACCAGTTGCATTTCTATttaccaacaaaaataaattgaaaaatatatacatttgaaaaatatcacatactttaaaacataaaataacagggaaaattaacttttttttttaagacagagtctcactccatcgcctaggctagagtacagtggtgccatcttggctcactacaaactgtttcttgggttcaagccattctcctgcctcagacccccgaATAACAGGGATTACAGgaacatgtcaccacacccagttaattttcgtatttttagtggaaatgggatctcaccatgttggccaggctggactggaactcctgacttcaaatgatccacccgcctcagcctcccaaagtgctgggattacaggcttgagccaccacccctggcagATCTGTAAAGCTTTTATACTGAAAGATATAGAACATTGCAGACAGAATTTAAAGACCTATAGAAATGAGAGATACATTGTTCATGAATCAGAGGAATCGATATTATTAAGATATCAATTCTCCCCAAGATTGATCTACAGATTACTGCTATACCACTCAAAATCTAGGAAGAGGTTTTAGAGAAACTGACAATTCTATAGCtgataggaaaagaaaaggacCTAGTATACCCAAAAcaacattgaaaaagaagaataaagttagaGGATTTACACTACCTCATTATAAACTTATTATAAACCTATAATGATCTagctactgtggaattggcataaagaaaaacaaatagatcaGTAGAACAGAATAAAAGAATTCAGAAAGAAATCCATGCAATATGTAGtcagttgattttctttttttttttttttaatttttattttaagttccaggatacatgtgcaaaatgtgcaggtttgttacataggtatacatgtgccatggtggtttgctgcacccatcaacccatcatctaggttttaagccctgcatgccttaggtatttatcctaatgctctccctccccttgcttcccacccctcaacaggccccagcgtgtgatgctcccctccctgtgtccatgtgttctcattgttcaactcccacttatgagtgagaacatgcggtgtttggttttctgttcctgtgttagtttgctgagaatgatagtttccagcttcatccatgtccctgcgaaaGACATGAGCTCACTCTTTtattatggctgcagagtattccatggtgtatctgtgccatattttctttatccaggctatcattgatagggatttgggttggttccaagtctttgctattgtaaatagtgctgcaataaacataatcaGAGAGAAAAAATTCTGTGGAGGTtcagtatttcttcttttcagcaTTTTCTGAATTATCTCCAAAGCAGAAATGTAGTCTGTTGCTGCATAAATAGTGGGGGATAAGGTTGGCAACCTTCCTGAGACTTACTCATTGCCTCTATATGATCTTTTTGTGGCTAGCCCTAAAATAatgtactttttgttgttgttgttgttttgttttgtttttgagatggagtccagctctgtcaccaggctggagggcagtggcatgatcttggctcactgcaacctccgcctcccaggttcaagtgattcttctttcttctacttcaccctccctagtagctgggactacaggtgtacaccaccatgcccagctaatttttgtatttttagtagagacggggtttcaccattttggccaggatggtctcaacttcttgacctcatgatcctcctgccctggcctcccaaagtgctgggattacaggcatgagccacacccagccaataatgTACTCTTCTAACCCTTCCCCCAAACACAATCAAGTCAACCTAAATGATTCACTTTGAGCTTCACAAGCTTTAGTCTATAGGAACTGGACAGGTAAGTTAGAAGGAGTATCAGATAAACAAATTCAGAGGAAAAGTGGATTCTGGGGCCAGATGTTAgtccatttcttttctctcttttgctttaaCCATTTGTATTGCAGCTGCAGCAAATATTGtctaaatgagaaaagcaaaggaaggGCATTGCCATAGTCAAAGAGGGAAATAATGAAAAGGGAGAATACAAGGAAAAAAGATGATTCAAGAAGCAAGTTAAAAAccacagaatggagaaaaatctaaTATTTGTTAATTACCTACTATACATCAATTTCAGTCTTAGTTGctttacatgaaatatctttaTTCCTCAGAACAACTCTGATAAAGAAATATTGTCATTGCCCTTTTATAAATAATCTAAATCTCAATGAGGATCATCAACTTGCTCTAGGTGACAAAAATGAAGTGGTAAAGTGAAACGTGTTTATTGCACAAAGTCCCTAGTCTTTCCTGTACACCAAGCTTTCCTATAGGTAAAGAAGGGAACCATACGCATGATTCCAAGGCGGTGAAAGTTATATCTCTGTTGGAGTGAGTACATGAAAGACCTAAAAGATGCATTCTGATTGCAAATACTAACTAGCGAAGAGATTTTTTTTACTGTGCTTTGAAATATCTTGGCAATCATTCaaatttatgaccttctctgagAATGAAGAATATTTGATGTGATGTAAAACAATTCAGTAATGGCCATGATTACAATCTGCTACTAAGAAGCAAGTTATACAATCACAATTGTACAATGATGACACTGACAGTATGCATTTCCCACACCACCATACACTGTTAACCATTCATCTCTCACTTGGAAAACAAACAAGTTGTGAACAGGGATTATAAAGCATCACTCAGACAGAAGCTTCAATGGATTTCTGAAGGGTAAAGATGCCTTTATAGGGTGAAGCTTACTTCCCAAAAGAAAAAGTGTTTCTGAAAGCAAATAGATCTTTATGTGCTATGAGAAATATCTGCCCTCAATGGCCTTCTCTTTAAGCCACGTTGAGTAGTAGAAAAGTTACGGGTCCCATATCAAGTACAACTTGATCTCATTCACATTATAAAACTCTCCTACAATCTGAAGGAGAAACTACCAACCTTATGCAtgatttttaacttcatttaaaTTAACGAGTCTGACTTCATAACACTATTGGGAGAAGAGTAAAGTTCCCCTTCCCAAAGACAGTGTAGGTAGGAAACATGTTTACGTATTGTTTGTATAATTTGAATTAGGCAAGACAAGCTACTGACTGTAATTGGATGTATGGGACACTGTCCCTGGAGTTTTCGAATTTGTAATACTGTACAAATAGATGTTTCACTTTAATTTGCTGCATGAATTGGAGACTTTTCAAAAGCAACAAATAGCTTCAATTGCCCTACACTGCCAATGGCTGGTTCTTTGGAGGATGTTACTGCAGCACAAACACCAGGACAACTAAAGCAAGatgaaagaaatatttgccaTGTGTCTCCCAGCATGAGACATATGTCACCATTTTCCTAGgtttaagaaagaaattctggGGCTTGTGTCTAAGTGTTCAAAGTCTCTGTTAATTTATGGCTGCAGAAACCTATACCTTTTTTTGCCTTTATTCACTGAGACTTCCAAATTATTTTGGCTATATCTCTAGGAACGGCAGAAGAAACTGCGAACCTGGAAATCCTAACAGTTCCTAAGTAAGAAGATTATTACTAAATCAGAGGAAGAAAATCATGCCAATGGTACAGAGGTAAATAGATCAGTTAAAATGTggttttggaaaaagaaagaatgcaaaatgttgtttcttttctcattcttttgtgATGCTGATTAAATACACCATCCTCCTACCCTCACATTGCCAAAAGAAAATCTTACagcaaaagtaatattttaaggaTGTATCTGTTGACTTCCTGCTTAAATGTTTCTTATTAGCGACATATTTCTTCAAACAAATATTACTATCGCTAACCTAGAGAACCATTTAAGAACCGACCACAAgttcatataaataaaacatgcCAGATATGTGAAGGAGGGGGTTACGTTTTATATATGTGCGACATTAATCCTTCTATGCATACGTACAGATGAACATAACATAAAAAAATGTTCCTGGCAAACTGGACATctgtaaaagtatttttcttcctgGGATTTTCGCACTACCCTAAAGTTCAGGTCATCATATTTGCGGTGTGCTTGCTGATGAACCTCATCACCTTACTGGGCAATGTTATTCTGATTTCCATCACCATCCTAGATTCCCACCTGCACACCCCTATGTACCTCTTCCTCAGCAATCTCTCCTTTCTGGACATCTGGTACACCTCTTCTGCGCTCACTCCAATGCTGGCAAACTTTGTTTCAGGGAGAAACACTATTTCATTCTCAGGATGTGCCACTCAGATGTACCTCTCCCTTGCCATGGGCTCCACTGAGTGTGTACTCCTGTCCATGATGGCATATGACTGGTATGTGGCCATCTGCAACCCCCTGAGATACCCTGTCATCATGAATAGGAGAACCTGTGTGCAGATGGCAGCTGGCTCCTGGATGACAGGCTGTCTCACTGCCCTGGTGGAAACGATGTCTGTGCTGCCACTGTCTCTCTGTGGTAATCGTATCATCAATCATTTCACTTGTGAAATTCTGGCTGTATTGAAATTGGTTTGTGTGGACACCTCCCTGGTGCAGTTAATCATGCTGGTGATCAGTGTACTTCTTCTCCCCCTGCCAATGCTACTCATTTGTATCTCTTATGCATTTATCCTCACCAGTATCCTGAGAATCAGCTCAGTGGAAGGCCGAAGTAAAGCCTTTTCAACGTGCACAGCCCACCTGATGGTGGTAGTTTTGTTCTATGGTACAGCTCTCTCCATGTACCTGAAGCCCTCTACTGTAGATTCacaggaaatagataaatttatgGCTTTGGTATATGCTGGACTAACCCCCATGTTGAATCCTATCATCTATAGTCTACGGAACAAAGAGGTGAAAGTGGCCTTGAAAAAATTGCTGATTAGAAATCCTTTTAATACCGCCTGCATTCCCATCCTCAAATAACAATCACACTCATCTAGAAAATCAACATTACCCAGAAAACTGCACAATAGTTTACTTAAACCAACCCTGGAAAATACTTACTTTCAATAGAAGTTTACTATTATGTCCTCTATTCTAATTTGTCTTACAAGTAAAACTTTTCATATTAACAAATCATTTATGAAGAATAAATTATGTTTCCAGGAAAGCaattagcatttattgaatactagTATAACATTAAAAGTAGATAATTGCCTACTGTTTCATATTTACTTTCTGTAGCATCTCAGTGTCCAGCTGTGACATGAGCATAACAATACACCAAAACTGTACAATTGTGAGCctagtaaattttgaaataatttactcCAAATGATTCATAATTTCCcctcaatttaaaaagaaatctatattttttaataagcGTGGATACAACTCaaagtatacacacatgcacacacccctaATAATTCGTAAAACCAAAACAGCATCAATTTTGGAACTCTTCCTAGTTTCCAACATGTTAAAGTGGAAAAAACATGGCCTTAGATGTAATGAAATATgagtgattttgttttgtttcgttttgttttttgagacggagtctcactctgttgcccagattggagagcagtggcgtgatctcggctcactgcaagctccacctcccaggttgatgccattctcctgcctcagcctcccga is a genomic window of Chlorocebus sabaeus isolate Y175 chromosome 12, mChlSab1.0.hap1, whole genome shotgun sequence containing:
- the OR13F1 gene encoding olfactory receptor 13F1, translating into MFLANWTSVKVFFFLGFSHYPKVQVIIFAVCLLMNLITLLGNVILISITILDSHLHTPMYLFLSNLSFLDIWYTSSALTPMLANFVSGRNTISFSGCATQMYLSLAMGSTECVLLSMMAYDWYVAICNPLRYPVIMNRRTCVQMAAGSWMTGCLTALVETMSVLPLSLCGNRIINHFTCEILAVLKLVCVDTSLVQLIMLVISVLLLPLPMLLICISYAFILTSILRISSVEGRSKAFSTCTAHLMVVVLFYGTALSMYLKPSTVDSQEIDKFMALVYAGLTPMLNPIIYSLRNKEVKVALKKLLIRNPFNTACIPILK